One Kwoniella newhampshirensis strain CBS 13917 chromosome 13, whole genome shotgun sequence DNA window includes the following coding sequences:
- a CDS encoding transaldolase, producing MPSSLDALKASGTTVVSDSGDFESIAAYKPQDATTNPSLILAATKLPQYAKLIDPAVAYGKEKGGDLAVQCENALDRLLVEFGKEILKVVPGRVSTEVDASFSFDTQATINKAHQIIDLYKEQGIDKSRVLIKIASTYEGIQAAKQLESEGIHCNLTLLFGFGQAVACAEAGVTLISPFVGRILDWYKKANPDADYAGEKDPGVVSVQKIFNYYKQHGYKTIVMGASFRNTGEIAALAGCDFLTIAPKLLEELAKSDAPIPKKLDAASANQEPIEKVSYLDNEAKFRWALFDDVMAFDKLHEGIRGFAKDGATLKDLLKAKLSE from the exons AtgccttcctctcttgaTGCTCTCAAAGC CTCCGGGACCACCGTCGTCTCCGACTCTGGTGACTTCGAGTCCATTGCCGCCTACAAGCCCCAAGATGCTACCACCAACCCTTCCTTGAT TCTCGCGGCCACTAAACTCCCTCAATACGCCAAGCTCATCGACCCCGCTGTCGCCTAcggcaaggagaagggcgg TGACCTTGCTGTTCAATGCGAGAACGCTCTTGACCGACTCCTCGTCGAGTTCGGTAAGGAGATCCTCAAGGTTGTCCCCGGTCGAGTCTCCACTGAGGTTGAtgcttctttctccttcgacACCC AGGCCACTATCAACAAGGCCCACCAAATCATTGACCTTTACAAGGAGCAGGGTATCGACAAGAGCCGAGTcttgatcaag ATCGCCTCCACCTACGAGGGTATCCAGGCCGCTAAGCAGCTCGAGTCTGAGGGTATCCA CTGCAacctcaccctcctcttcggtTTCGGACAAGCCGTTGCCTGTGCTGAGGCCGGTGtcaccctcatctctcccttcgtCGGCCGA ATTCTCGACTGGTACAAGAAGGCTAACCCCGATGCCGACTACGCCGGTGAGAAGGATCCTGGAGTGGTCTCCGTCCAGAAGATCTTCAA CTACTACAAGCAACACGGTTACAAGACCATCGTCATGGGTGCTTCTTTCCGAAACACTGGCGAGATTGCCGCTTTGGCCGGTTGTGATTTCTTGACCATTGCTCCCAAGCTCCTCGAAGAGTTGGCCAAGTCTGA CGCTCCTATCCCCAAGAAGCTCGACGCCGCTTCCGCCAACCAAGAACCTATCGAGAAGGTCTCTTACCTCGACAATGAGGCCAAGTTCCGATGGGccctcttcgacgacgtcATGGCTTTCGACAAGCTTCACGAGGGAATCCGAGGTTTCGCCAAGGACGGTGCGACCCTCAAGGACTTGCTCAAGGCCAAGCTCTCGGAGTAA
- a CDS encoding mitochondrial 54S ribosomal protein uL24m yields the protein MPPGDPVVRIPRGLQYLTSSRPNKFAGRLPSRLPHATTKYVQPRDRVRKWNIRPGDRVRLTSGTPQQKFQNEKNSEEGWKTYEVKQVDLERNRVFLEGINNKKANIIHAKPDNFDSLAEGQKQSYNEQKNFVATMRPVHYSNVQLCLEDKSGPDSTFVSRMKTGHTHFNKSSQRFDWRRYAAKISGPLDAQAQTDEASVSIAWPKPNKPYEFPKADPDLDTANDLTLDNSLVLPNVESLISTDAADLFPQNINAPPPSNQDYPDAYLETLVKPEKFQRNEINYIDMLMPLYLSEELSPRFAKTKTYKAYRARREAEEIDREKAGNAAVAAWEAGGRDKGLKEAMELEAVGLEGVFLRPRTREEVREAAIIDFDVNNEAVRKEVNTAVREGKLWDYELSQWIDGPKAQKIERKRSRKERKARKISEKLQNLRLEEGKNMVVPPALRAV from the exons ATGCCTCCCGGAGATCCAGTAGTCAGAATACCGAGAG GTCTGCAATATCTTACCTCTTCGAGACCCAACAAGTTTGCAGGGCG CCTTCCATCCCGACTACCTCACGCTACTACGAAATATGTCCAACCTCGAGACCGAGTACGAAAGTGGAATATCCGACCAGGAGATCGAGTCCGATTGACATCTGGAACGCCTCAACAGAAGTTCcagaacgagaagaacagcgaggaaggatggaagacgTACGAGGTGAAGCAGGTTGATCTGGAGAGGAATAGAGTGTTTCTGGAGGGTATAAAT AACAAGAAAGCCAATATCATCCATGCGAAACCCGACAACTTCGACAGTCTCGCGGAGGGGCAGAAACAATCGTATAACGAGCAGAAGAATTTTGTGGCCACGATGAGACCGGTACATTACAGTAATGTTCAGCTCTGTCTCGAAGACAAGAGTGGACCAGACAG TACATTTGtttcgaggatgaagaccGGTCACACTCATTTCAACAAGTCATCTCAACGATTCGATTGGAGGCGATATGCGGCGAAGATCAGTGGACCTTTGGATGCTCAAGCACAGACCGACGAAGCGAGTGTGAGCATAGCCTGGCCCAAGCCCAACAAGCCATACGAGTTCCCCAAAG CCGACCCCGATCTTGATACCGCCAACGATTTGACGCTCGACAATTCGCTCGTGCTTCCAAACGTCGAATCACTGATCAGTACCGATGCAGccgatctcttcccccAGAACATCAAcgctcctccaccttccaacCAAGACTATCCCGATGCGTACCTCGAAACTCTGGTGAAACCGGAAAAGTTCCAACGAAACGAGATCAACTACATCGACATGCTCATGCCACTTTACCTCTCCGAAGAGTTATCTCCCCGATTTGCCAAGACGAAGACATACAAGGCTTACAGAGCGCGAAgagaggcggaggagatTGATAGAGAAAAGGCAGGAAATGCAGCTGTCGCAGCGTGGGAAGCGGGTGGCAGAGATAAGGGTTTGAAGGAAGCTATGGAATTGGAGGCAGTTGGTCTTGAGGGCGTATTCCTCAGACCGAGAACCAGAGAAGAGGTTAGAGAAGctgccatcatcgactttgATGTGAATAACGAGgcggtgaggaaggaggtcAACACAGCGGTCAGAGAAGGTAAATTGTGGGACTACGAACTGAGTCAATGGATCGATGGACCCAAGGCGCAGAAGattgagagaaagaggtcgagaaaggagagaaaggcCAGAAAGATCTCGGAGAAGTTGCAGAACCTAAgactggaagaagggaagaacaTGGTGGTCCCTCCAGCGTTGAGAGCGGTATGA